AGTCCAGAAATTGGCACTCTGTCCATATTCTTGGTAGCCATCCGTTGACGAGTAATATCCAGCAGGAAGTGCTGTAAATCCAGTACTATTTTGGTTATAACTACCATTTACCCACGCTGTTGAACTGTCCCTTAAATCATAACCGGAGTAGTTTGCATTCATATCAAGATCAGTCCACTCTTCAGTCCCCGCTACTCTCCAACCTGTTGGACAAATATTTTTGTGTGGTTGTTGTGTTTGATGACTAACAGTTGTGTATTTAGAGTATAAGCGTCCAAATCGTTCTAATGAATCTTGGATGAAGGGTTCCACAACATCTGTGGTGTCTATATCAGTGCCGTCAGAATATTTTAGGGTGCGTAAATTACTTGTCATCCAATTATATCGCCCAATATACTTGGTTTCATATACGTTGCCGGATGCATCAGTGACTGTACCATATTGTTGTGCGGTTGTAAATGGCCGAGCATCACTATAATAAGTGCCGCCTGTACAATATATATATGATTTTGCATAGTAATTAGTGTTTTCTATCAAACTATCAATAAAATAACTTACTGGTTCAAATGGAAAAGAATAGTTTGTTTCTTTTCCCAGATAGTTAGTTAAATCAATAGTTTCATTATCGCCCCATATAAATCCTACCTCAACAGCTGAACCCATTATTTCTGGATAGTTGTAAAAACTTCCTTCAACTAATGCTCCATTGCTAGTTACATCGTAAATATAGGATAACTTTGCCGGATATGGTCCGGTTTCGAAATAGTCGGAATGTGCACTATAATTACCGTAAATAGTGTCTTGCCCTGAGATTATGTATGTTTTTATATAATACATGGTATCTTTGTCCAAATCTGTAATATTTAAATTATAAAAACCCGATGCGTTTTCATCATAATCTTGTTCACTTCTGCCTTCGGCATTTGCATAATTAAAGTCAATATTTTTATTCCAAAAACATCCAACTTTTTCGTAACTTGGAGCATACTGATTAACTTGAATACCGGCAACTACCTCATTATAAAATCTTTCGTTAATATATAAGAACTCTACAGGCGCAGGCATAGGTTGTGTTCTATTTGAAACTTGCTCACTATAGCAGGTTCTACTGTAACCGGGATAGCTTGGATCTCGTACTATTGCGTATGCACGAATAAAATATGTAGTGTCAAATAATAAGTTGTAAAAATAGCTTTCAATGTTGCCGAATGCATAGCTAGGCATGGTATCATGAAAACTGTTAACGTTTAATATTGGGTTTTCTTGTAATCCGATTACCATACCTGACCTTATTAATTCTAAGCTTCCACTACCCAAAACGTTAGATTCTAAATAAATATGATTTGTTCCTGCCTCAATAATTGATGGTGTGGCTATTACAGGACAATCAATGAAAATCGAAAGTGTTGTGAACGTTAGCTCTTCGCCGTAGGAAGTTCCGGCGCCATTGGTGGCAAAAGCTTTTACGTAATAGGTTTTGTTAGGTTCAAGATCTTGTAATTGACACCAATATTGTGTAAATAGTACCTCTGGCATAATACATTGCCCTGCAAATCTTTCAACAGTAGGATTGGCTGTAGTGTCCCAAACAAAACCAAAAGAATATATTTCTCCATCACCATCGTCAATTAGTGTTCCGATAGCAATTGCAGTAGAGTGCGTAATTTCTGTAATAAGATTGGTAGTTAGGTTAGGCTTAAAAACAAACCCGCCTTCGATGTTTATATCACCTCCAACAGTGATACCTCCAGTGGAAGTAACATTTGTGTTAATAATAACGCTTATTGGGTTTAGATTAAAGAAGCTGGTAAACTGTTCGCCGTTGTTTAAGTATCCTCCGATTGAAAAGCCTCCTATATCACCCTTGCTGTTTTCGGTTAAGGAGAATTTTGCCTCGTTTTGTGAAATGTTCAAATAATCTGTCGTTGATTTTCCTGAGCTTAAGCCTCCAATTGCAAATCCTCCCTTTTCTGCTTTTAGCGTGTCTTTATTGAATAAAATTTGTGTTCCAATTGGGGAAAGGGTAAAATAATTATTGTTGGTAATTTTTCCTGAGCTTAAGCCTCCAATTGCAAATCCTCCCTTTTCTGCTTTGTTATGGTCGGAATCTATAAAAAGATTGGTTGAATCCTGGTTAATTGCAAACAAATTTATGATTGATTTTCCGGAGCTTAATCCTCCAATAGCAAATCCTCCTTTTTCTGCTTTGCCTGCTCCTTGCATTTCGAAATTAAACAAAGAGATTGCTGGATTAAGTACAAAATAGGGGGTAGCAACAGATTTTCCAGCACTTAATCCTCCAATAGCAAATCCTCCTTTTCCTGCTTTGCCGTTTTGCGTATTAAATTGTATTCGAGTGCTATCGGGCGCAATTATTAAATACTTGTTGTTTGTGTTTCTTCCTTGAACGGTAAAAGTTCCATTTTCCACACCATCATTGGCAAGTTTAATTTCGACTCCACTGGAGTTTACTGTAAAAATAGTTTCTCCTGCCTGGTTTTTAATTTGGAAGATAGGGTCGTTTGGATTTTCCGATTGCAGAGCATCAACTGTAACACCTGTAGAGTTAACATGTAATTTGTTGTAGGCTGTCCATTTGTTTCCGTCGTGTGAAATTATCTCACCTTGTTGTCCGGGTAGTTGGTCGAGATTTCCTCCTGATTTTAAAGCATAAGGAACTGATAGAATTTGTGATGTTCCTATTAATGTGTATGTTCCGCTGTTTTGATAATCGACTTCTATCTTTAGGAATGAGGTTCCTGATTTCCAATCTATTTCGTTAAAATTACCTGTTTCGGGAGTGCCGTTTCCAATTGTGATTGAGATAATCCCAAAAGGATTAGAAACAACAGAATGTGTTTCCGAGTAAATAGGTGTGTTTGTAGCTTGCTCCAACACTATTGAAGCCTTAATTACTGTAGGCTGATTTGACAGTACCGCTCCTGACGGTGTTCGTATTACAGCTTGGTAAGGAATCTTTAAAGGTGGATTGGCATAGGACAGTATGATGTTAAAAACAGTTAATCCTAACGACAACAGTATAAGTCTCTTTTTCATACTCTTACAATTTTTATTTTGGGGTTGCAGACAGAATATTACAAATATAATATGAAAAAAATTAAATTGTTTTTAAAACAGTGATATTTTGATTTTATTAACAAAGATATGTGTGGATTTATATATAACCGGGTTAAAAAATCACTTGAAAAAACTTAGTGACCGTTTTCGGTGGCTGAGTGCGTAGCAATCGAAGCTTCCGAAAATCAATTACGGTCACTGAGTTCATCGAAGTGACCGTAGAATTTACCCCCTAATAATTTCCACTCTGCCGTTTTTATACAACTTCAATATTTTCGAGGATTTTCCACGTTTTTGTGTACGTCCGTTTTCTACTACGTAGTCAACCGAACTTAATATTTCCGGGCTTATCTCTGAGAATATAGTGGGAGAGGGGTGTCCGCTTTTGTTTGCAGATGTTGAGACTATTGGTCTGTTTAGCTTGCGGATAAGTGGAGTGCAAAAGTTGTGATTTACGATTCTTATTCCTATTGAGCCGTCTGGTGCGGGCAGGTTTGAAGCTATCTCTACAGCTTCCTCCAAAATAATTGTAAGAGGTTCGGTAGCGTATTCAAAAAGTTGCACGGCAACATTGGGCATATTGTCAATGTAGCGTCTTGCCATATCGATACTGTCAACCAATATCAACATGCTTTTGGTGGTGTCGCGTCCTTTAATGGAGAAAAGTTTCTCTACAGCTTTGCTGTTGGTGGCATCGCAACCAATTCCCCATATGGTGTCGGTTGGATAGCAAATTGTTCCGCCCTTTTTTAGTAGTTCGCAGACTTTTTCAATTTCTTGCTTGATGTTTATATTGTTCACTTATTGTATAATTTCGGATTTTTAATTTCAATCGTGTTTGTGTCGCCCTACGGGGGAGAGTTAGTAGAGACGCCATAGTATGACGTCTCTACAGTACTAACTATATAGCTACGTCGTGATTTCTTAATGCTTGGTTTAACGAGGTTTTTTTATCAGTCGATTCGGTTCGTTTGCCGATAATTAGTGCACAGGGTACCTGATATTTTCCTGCGGGGAACTGCTTTTCTCTTGTCCCCGGGATTACTACCGAATATGGTGGCACATATCCCCGATATTCAACTGGTTCGCTACCGCTAACATCAATAATGAGTGTAGATTGTGTTATAACAACGTTCGCTCCCAAAACAGCATCGTTTCCAATATGTGCACCCTCAACGACAATACATCGGCTACCTAAGAAACAGTTGTCCTCTATAATTACAGGCGATGCTTGTACAGGCTCTAACACTCCGCCAATGCCTACACCACCGCTTAAATGGACGTTCTTGCCAATCTGGGCGCAACTTCCAACAGTTGCCCATGTATCAACCATGGTTCCGCTATCGACATAAGCCCCGATATTGACATACGAGGGCATCATTATTACATCTTTTGCCAAATATGAGCCGTATCGAGCAATTGCGTGTGGCACCACTCTAACGCCAAGGTCTGAAAACCCCTTTTTTAGGGGAATTTTATCATGAAATTCGAACGGTCCAAACTCAATTGTTTCCATTTGTTTAATGGGAAAATACATAAGTACTGCCATCTTTACCCATTGGTTTACTTTCCAACCATCGGATGTTTTCTCGGATACCCTTATCTCGCCTTTGTCTAAGAGTTTTATAGTCGATTCAATTGCGTTAATAACTTCTTTTTGCTTTAGCATCGAACGGTCGTTCCATGCTTGTGTGATAATAGTTTCGAAACTCATTTATATAAAATTCAGTTGGGTTTAAGATTTATCTTTTACTTTTCAGATATTCGTCAATTGCTTTTGCGGTTGTTTTACCTGCACCCATTGCGAGAATAACCGTAGCCGCTCCTGTAACAACATCGCCACCTGCAAATACTCCCTCTAAGCTTGTTTGTCCGTTTTCGTCGGCAATTATACGAAATCTTTTATCAACTTCTAATCCTTTGGTTGTTGAGGCAAGAAGTGGGTTGGGGGAGGTTCCTAACGACATTATAACTGTATCGCACTCTAAATCAAACTCTGAGCCTTTTATCTCTATCGGTCGGCGACGTCCCGACTCGTCTGGTTCGCCAAGCTCCATTCTTATGCAACGCATTGCTCTGACCCAGCCGCGTTCATCTCCGAGTATTTCGGTTGGATTGGTTAGTAAAAAGAACTTAATACCCTCTTCTTTAGCGTGTTCAATCTCTTCGCGGCGGGCGGGTAGCTCCTGATCGCTACGACGATAAACTATATATACTTCAGAGCCAAGTCTGATAGCTGTTCGTGCAGCATCCATAGCAACATTGCCTCCGCCCACTACAGCAACCTTTTCTCCTACGCGAATAGGAGTTTGGTAATTTTTATGAAATGCTTTCATAAGGTTGTTTCTGGTTAGAAACTCGTTGGCTGAGAGCACTCCGTTAAGATTTTCTCCCGGGATATTCATAAAGTTTGGCAATCCTGCGCCAGAGCCAATAAAAATTGCATCGTAGCCCTCCTGATTTCTCAACTGGTCGATAGTTACTGCCTTTCCTACAATGGTATTGGTTTCAATCTCGACACCTAACTGTTTTAATGCGTCTATTTCAGGTTTTACAACTGTATCTTTGGGTAGTCTGAATTCGGGGATACCGTATTCCAAAACTCCTCCTGCTTTGTGAAAACCTTCGAAAATCTTCACTTTGTAGCCCATTTGTGCAAGCTCGGCGGCACACGTTAAGCCTGCGGGACCTGATCCAACAATCGCGACTTTCTGTTTTTTCTGTTCGGTTGGAATATTTTTTGGAATAGCGTTGTTTTCGCGTGCCCAGTCGCCTATAAATCTCTCTAATCGCCCAATAGCAACGGGTTCGCCTTTAATGCCCAATACACAAACCTCTTCGCATTGTGTTTCTTGTGGACAGACACGTCCGCATACCGATGGAAGCATTGTGCTTGCGTAGAGAACCTCGGCGGCTTTTTTAAAATCACGCGTTTTAATATGTTTAATAAATCCCGGAATATTAATACTAACAGGGCATTGCGTAATACATCGCGGATTTTTACACTCAATACAGCGTGAT
This portion of the Bacteroidales bacterium genome encodes:
- a CDS encoding 2,3,4,5-tetrahydropyridine-2,6-dicarboxylate N-succinyltransferase: MSFETIITQAWNDRSMLKQKEVINAIESTIKLLDKGEIRVSEKTSDGWKVNQWVKMAVLMYFPIKQMETIEFGPFEFHDKIPLKKGFSDLGVRVVPHAIARYGSYLAKDVIMMPSYVNIGAYVDSGTMVDTWATVGSCAQIGKNVHLSGGVGIGGVLEPVQASPVIIEDNCFLGSRCIVVEGAHIGNDAVLGANVVITQSTLIIDVSGSEPVEYRGYVPPYSVVIPGTREKQFPAGKYQVPCALIIGKRTESTDKKTSLNQALRNHDVAI
- a CDS encoding threonylcarbamoyl-AMP synthase, with protein sequence MKQEIEKVCELLKKGGTICYPTDTIWGIGCDATNSKAVEKLFSIKGRDTTKSMLILVDSIDMARRYIDNMPNVAVQLFEYATEPLTIILEEAVEIASNLPAPDGSIGIRIVNHNFCTPLIRKLNRPIVSTSANKSGHPSPTIFSEISPEILSSVDYVVENGRTQKRGKSSKILKLYKNGRVEIIRG
- a CDS encoding bifunctional dihydroorotate dehydrogenase B NAD binding subunit/NADPH-dependent glutamate synthase; this encodes MFTILSKQQLAPNILRMDVHAPRMASSAKPGQFLMAMTNKYGERIPLTICDYNSQKGTITIVFQIVGISTQTMADLKVGEAFSDFAGPLGRPADFVNEPIEHYKDKKMLFVGGGVGAAPVYPQVKWLHEHNVQVDVILAARNAEMVIMEQEFKPISKNLYIATDDGTKGFKGNATALIEDLIVNRGNKYDKIVAIGPMIMMKSVSEYTKQLNIPTIVSLNTLMVCGAGMCGACRVSVDNKTKFACFDGPEFNAHLVNFDEAMRRQTMYRTEERANTYKRGNEAFVSGSVHHDTEIIQKRRVAMREQNPAERRKNFAEVTFGYNEEEAVAEASRCIECKNPRCITQCPVSINIPGFIKHIKTRDFKKAAEVLYASTMLPSVCGRVCPQETQCEEVCVLGIKGEPVAIGRLERFIGDWARENNAIPKNIPTEQKKQKVAIVGSGPAGLTCAAELAQMGYKVKIFEGFHKAGGVLEYGIPEFRLPKDTVVKPEIDALKQLGVEIETNTIVGKAVTIDQLRNQEGYDAIFIGSGAGLPNFMNIPGENLNGVLSANEFLTRNNLMKAFHKNYQTPIRVGEKVAVVGGGNVAMDAARTAIRLGSEVYIVYRRSDQELPARREEIEHAKEEGIKFFLLTNPTEILGDERGWVRAMRCIRMELGEPDESGRRRPIEIKGSEFDLECDTVIMSLGTSPNPLLASTTKGLEVDKRFRIIADENGQTSLEGVFAGGDVVTGAATVILAMGAGKTTAKAIDEYLKSKR